A section of the Trachemys scripta elegans isolate TJP31775 chromosome 10, CAS_Tse_1.0, whole genome shotgun sequence genome encodes:
- the MEIOB gene encoding meiosis-specific with OB domain-containing protein encodes MAYSLSTHNFVALSDLHPNLARPSIIGVVIGKTDVKGFPDRKNIGSERYTFSFTIRDSPAYFINVNSWGREEYVRSLSESFRVGDCVTIENPLVQTKELEKEEKFNPTTPSCYKLLLSETHSAVKICCHYEVDTKLLSLLHLPVKNPQDYYSLGDIVANGQSLDGRIINVLAAVKSVGEPKYFTTSDKRKGQRCEVKLCDETESSFAMICWDNESIQLVQSWMPRETVIFASELRINFDKFRNCMTATVISKTIFTTNPDTPEANILFNFIKESAATGALDDITEDQLRESINLQTIVDIYTVEQLKVKALQNEGKPEPVYGIIYAYISTLNIDTDTSKIIRNRCSGCHYVVNEMSNTCTFCNDNTSDAKSVFTSFDLLVDLTDHTGTLRSCNLSDVVAEETLSCTVHEFLTLTEEQKTALKWYLLLERSKIYFKLVLSPSLRTGLRVNLLSCKLADPVEASQSLSGKGRK; translated from the exons ATGGCCTATTCCCTTTCAACACACAACTTTGTTGCGCTTTCAGATCTGCATCCAAATTTGGCTCGCCCT agtaTAATCGGTGTAGTTATTGGGAAAACAGATGTCAAAGGTTTTCCAGACCGAAAAA ACATTGGATCTGAGAGATACACCTTCAGTTTTACCATTCGAGATTCACCAGCTTACTTTATAAATGTAAATTCTTGGGGCAGAGAGGAGTATGTTAGATCGCTTTCAGAAAGTTTTAGAGTAGGTGACTGTG TGACAATTGAAAATCCTTTAGTGCAAACAAAGGAactagaaaaggaagaaaaattcaaTCCCACAACTCCTAG CTGCTACAAATTATTGCTCAGTGAGACTCATTCAGCGGTCAAAATTTGTTGCCACTATGAAGTGGACACCAAGCTGCTTTCCCTGTTGCATCTACCTGTAAAGAATCCTCAGGATTACTATTCTCTGGGTGACATTGTTGCAAATGGGCAAAGCCTTGATGGAAGAATCATTAATGTGCTTGCAGCAGTGAAGTCG GTTGGGGAGCCAAAGTACTTTACCACTTCAGACAAAAGGAAAGGTCAGAGGTGTGAAGTAAAGCTGTGTGATGAAACAGAGTCATCCTTTGCAATGATTTG ttggGATAATGAATCTATCCAGCTTGTGCAGAGTTGGATGCCACGAGAAACAG TAATATTTGCATCAGAGCTGAGAATAAATTTTGACAAATTTAGGAACTGCATGACTGCGACTGTTATATCAAAAACCATTTTTACAACTAATCCAG acACACCAGAAGCGAATATTCTTTTCAACTTCATAAAAGAGAGTGCAGCAACGGGAGCTTTGGATGATATAACTGAGGATCAGTTAAGAGAATCCATAAATT TGCAGACTATAGTTGACATTTATACAGTGGAGCAGTTAAAGGTAAAAGCTTTGCAGAATGAGGGAAAACCTGAACCAGTCTATGGCATTATTTATGCTTATATTTCTACATTGAACATTGATACTGATACGTCTAAAATTATACGAAACAGGTG TTCAGGGTGCCACTATGTGGTCAATGAAATGTCAAACACATGCACTTTCTGCAATGACAACACTTCAGATGCTAAGTCTGTCTTTACCAGTTTTGATTTACTAGTTGATCTTACAGATCACACAGGCACTCTACGTTCATGTAACCTCTCAGATGTTGTAGCTGAGGAAACATTAAGTTGCACG GTCCATGAATTCCTCACTCTGACGGAAGAGCAGAAGACAGCATTAAAATGGTACCTTCTTCTGGAACGaagcaaaatttattttaaa ttggttttgtcacccagtttgagaaccggaTTGAGAGTGAACTTGCTTTCATGCAAACTAGCAGATCCTGTAGAGGCCAGTCAGAGCTTgtcaggaaaaggaagaaaataa
- the FAHD1 gene encoding acylpyruvase FAHD1, mitochondrial, with product MASSKSLAKFWEWGRNIICVGRNYAEHAQELKNAVPSEPLFFLKPSSAYVQEGDPIIKPYYCNNLHHEVELGVVIGKKAHAVSQKSAMDHVAGYALCLDMTARDTQAECKKKGLPWTLAKGFNTSCPVSDFVPKEKIPDPHKLQIWLKVNGELRQEGETSSMIFSIPYIISYISEIITLEEGDLILTGSPKGVSAVQEHDEIQAGIHGILSMQFKVAQQLRQS from the coding sequence ATGGCTTCGTCCAAATCTTTGGCCAAGTTCTGGGAATGGGGCAGAAACATCATCTGCGTAGGGAGGAATTATGCAGAGCATGCCCAGGAGCTGAAAAATGCTGTCCCCAGCGAGCCCCTTTTTTTCCTGAAGCCTTCCTCAGCCTATGTCCAGGAAGGAGACCCCATTATCAAGCCTTACTACTGCAACAATCTGCACCATGAGGTGGAGCTGGGAGTGGTGATTGGGAAGAAAGCCCATGCTGTCTCCCAGAAGTCTGCTATGGACCACGTGGCAGGTTATGCCCTGTGCTTGGACATGACAGCCAGGGACACCCAAGCTGAGTGCAAGAAAAAGGGCCTTCCTTGGACCTTAGCCAAAGGCTTCAATACGTCGTGTCCGGTGAGTGATTTTGTGCCCAAGGAAAAGATACCAGACCCACACAAGCTGCAGATCTGGCTCAAGGTAAATGGTGAGCTGAGGCAAGAAGGGGAAACCTCTTCTATGATTTTCTCTATCCCCTACATCATCAGCTATATCAGTGAAATCATCACCCTGGAAGAAGGGGATCTGATTTTGACAGGTAGCCCCAAAGGTGTTTCTGCTGTCCAGGAGCACGATGAGATACAAGCTGGAATACACGGCATCCTCAGTATGCAGTTTAAGGTGGCACAGCAATTGCGCCAATCTTGA